The genome window GTCCTTTGCATCACCCACATTGCAGGATGTGATGTGTCACCAGCATTCTGACACCACTTTGCATCGCCTACATTGCAGGATTTGATGTGTCACCAGCATTCTGACACCACTTTGCATCACCCACATTGCAGGATGTGATGTGTCACCAGCATTCTGACACCACTTTGCATCGCCTACATTGCAGGATTTGATGTGTCACCAGCATTCTGACACCACTTTGCATCACCCACATTGCAGGATGTGATGTGTCACCAGCATTCTGACACCACTTTGCATCGCCCACATTGCAGGATGTGATGTGTCACCAGCATTCTGACACCACTTTGCATCACCCACATTGCAGGATGTGATGTGTCACCAGCATTCTGACACCACTTTGCATCGCCCACATTGCAGGATGTGATGTATCACCAGCATTCTGACACCACTTTGCATCACCCACATTGCAGGATGTGATGTGTCACCAGCATTCTGACACCACTTTGCATCGCCCACATTGCAGGATGTGATGTGTCACCAGCATTCTGACATCATTTACCTGACAATGctccaaaaaattaatctgttaattttaacagagagtttgttgtctgagtcaTGGCAGAATGcgttctgttgttataacatagcaatgtgtcatgttcaacataatactgtgttagtCTAATTGAAAATTTACGTTTAATTAATAGCGTGTGTGTGTTATTTAagagaataatctgttacaaattagcagaatacattctagcatcactcagacaacagaatttctgttaaaattaacagattaattttttgagtgaatattttattaaaatggcatataaaatcaaagaaatgtcatttttgtggcaaaaaaaaaaacaaaaaacagtggcaATTTAATCCATAAAACCGGCTGTCAGCGTATATTAAGCCGAAAAATTCTTTGAATACAGCACTGAATAacacctaataaataaataaaagaataaactGGAAGAACTGATTTTGAGAATTCGCACACTTTTGGCCCCACTGCTACATTTTACAAATTCCTCTACTACAGATAAAGGGATAATACTCTACGTTTGTGTTGTTTAACAAATTCCTGAGTCACtaccaaagttaaaaaaatttatttcttcttaGACCTAATTAAGGTCAAGCCGAGTGCAAAATCTCATTTAGCTCCATGCCTATCTTTCCATAACGTTCCTGGCAGACAAACAAAGAAATGCCATCAAGAGTATAAGTTCCTCTATATTAAAGCTTCACACTTGAAAAAAGATTTACAGTCcttattaacaaaaacaaaataacaaattaaaaaataaaaacaattaatttgTACCTTAATTACCATTAACACGTCTTCCAAAATAATCtttatcataaaaaatatagaCTATGtcttataattattataaattaaatgCACATTTTCCAATAGAAACTGCAGTCATCCATACTGAGGTTTGTTCAATTAGAGCAAATATACAATCATAGCCCAAAAAACTTGAATAGAAAAACTATAAAACTGGTATAAACTACAACAGGAACACAACAGATCATTCCTCCCTTGTGTACCTCACAGGCCAGGTAATGTCTTCTGGCAACTCGTTAGCTCACCTGGTTTCACCTGTTGACAGGTAAGCGCAACAGATAAAGAGATAAAGTGTGAGCTAGGACAGCAAAGGTTAAGTGCCTGTAGGGTATAAGTGTCGTAAAAAATTCTCCTGGTCAAGCTGCGAGCTAAAGCAAACACGTCCACTCTCGGGTAGTCATAATGGTGCTCGTATTTTATCCTCTCTAATGATTTACACCTGGATTATGACTCGTTTCTGAGGGTTTTGTGGTGAAATTTACAACCCTCAGAAAATAAACTTAGCATAGTTTACACCTCTGACAGGTGAGAGATTTTAGGTCCACAGGATAACTGTACACTGATCCCCTTCTATTGTACTAGTATATTTATGTCTCCATATATAACTCAGCTTATCTTATTGGCACGTTACCACAATACTCTATATTCAAATTATCACATCAACTCAAATACTTGTCTTAAATGTCTCATCTTTTGGCAACGAAGAATATGTCGCTCACAAAATAATCACCTATACAGCCATGAATCTTTGTGAAGAACGTTTTACCTTGCCATCAGTGAAAATcctttaaaacacaaatttttatttttttttttaacatacaaaaaaagCCCCATTGATAGGTAGCTGTATGTTGACTGCCATTTCTCAATTGCTGCTTTATTTTTTGCCTATAATATTGTCTTAATTTTGAATCTTCCTTAGCACAAATCTATGAGAATATGGATGTACCATAAGTGATTTACATGATGCTCCAGGAGTTATTGGTGAATTGTAGGTGAGCCAGGATGAGTTATTGGTGAGCGAGGGATGGGTTAGGGATGAGGTAGGGGTGAGCTGTGAGCTGGGAGTAATCTATTGGTGAGCTGGGGTGAGCTATTGATGAGCGAGGGATGGGTTATGTATGAGGTAGGGATGAGGTAGGAGTGAGCTGGGGTGAGTTACTGATGAGCAAAGGATGGGTTATGGTTGAGGTAGGGGTGAGCTGGGGGTAATCGGTTGGTGAGTTGGGGTGAGTTATTGATGAGCGAGGGATGGGTTAGGGAtgaagtaggggtgagctggGGGTAATCTATTGGTGAGCTGGAATGAGTTATTGATGAGCCAGTGATGGGTAAGGGATGAGGTAGGGGTGAGGTACGGTTGAGCTGGGGGTAATATATTGGTGAGCTAGGAGTAATCTATTGGTGAGCTGGGGTGAGTTTTTGTGAGCTAGTCATGAGTTATGGGTGAATTAGGGAAGAGCTATTGGTGAGCTTCTGATGAGTAATGCGTGAGCTGGGCATGAGCTATTGGTGAGCTAGGGATGAGTAATGGGTGAGTTATTTTTGAGCTAGGGTTGAGTTATTACTGAGCTTGGGATGAAATAGTGGTTAGCTGGGGTGACTTATTGGTGAGTGAGGGATAAGTTATGGGTGAGCTTGGGATGAGCTATAGGTGAGCTACTGATGAGTAATGGGTGAGTTATTGGTGAGCTAGGGGTGAGTTATTAGTGAGTGAGGAATGAATTAGGAGTGAGTTATTGGTGAGCTTGGGGTGAGATATTGGTGAGCTAGGGATGGGTGATGGCTGAGTTATTGGTGAGCTAGGGATGAGTCATGGGCGCGCTAGGGGTGAGTTATTTGTTGAGCTTAACTGGAATGTATTGTGGGTGAGCTGGTGTGGAGCTACAGTTATATACTCTCCAATAGCCTTTaattcgtactttatatataaatttgatgGGTCAGTTATTACATGCACCGTGTTTGGTTGAAGGatataaacacaaatgttttccccctcctgtgATGTTCCATTCCTCACCTGGTTCTTTACAATATCACATATCCTGTAGCTATTAAACGCCCACATACTCAGTATAGTCTGTCATACTGTGCTCAATTATTATCTCGCATTATGCTCAACCCACATCTCGCAGTGTCATGGATGGGCACACTCTGTTCATGAAGCATGTCACctagcataatggtgggaggtaacGGGGTAGACCCCGGGAGAGATATGTCACATAGCAGGATGGTGGGGGGTAACGGGGTAGACCCAGGGAGAAACATGTCATATAGCATGATGGTAAGAGGCAAATGGCTAGACCCCAGGAGAAACATGTCACATAGCAcgatggtgggaggtaactggtTACACCCCCGGAGAAACATGTTACCTAGCATCATGGTGGGATGTAACTGGGTAGACCCTGGGAGAAACATGTCAcatagcatgatggtgggaggtaactgggtagagcccagaAGAAGCATGTCAcatagcatgatggtgggaggtaatGGGGTAGGCCCCGTGAGAAACATGTCAcatagcatgatggtgggaggtaatGGGGTAGGCCCTGGGAGAAACATGTCACATAGTATGATGGTGGGATGTAACTGGGTAGACCCAGGGAGAAGGATGTCAcatagcatgatggtgggaggtaactgggTAGACCCCGGGAGAAACATGTCAcatagcatgatggtgggaggtaactgggtagagcccagaAGAAGCATGTCAcatagcatgatggtgggaggtaatGGGGTAGGCCCCGTGAGAAACATGTCAcatagcatgatggtgggaggtaatGGGGTAGGCCCTGGGAGAAACATGTCAcatagcatgatggtgggatGTAACTGGGTACACCCAGGGAGAAACATGTTACctagcatcatggtgggaggtaactgggTAGACCCCGGGGAGAAACATGTTACctagcatcatggtgggaggtaactgggTACACCCTGGGAGAAACATGTTACctagcatcatggtgggaggtaactgggTACACCCCGGGAGAAACATGTTACCTAGCATCATGGTGGGATGTAACTGGGTACACCCCCGGAGAAACATGTTACctagcatcatggtgggaggtaactgggTAGACCCTGGGAGAAACATGTTACCTAGCATGATGATGGGAGGTAACTGGGTAGACCCAGGGAGAAGGATGTCAcatagcatgatggtgggaggtaactgggTAGACCCTGGGAGAAACATGTCAcatagcatgatggtgggaggtaactgggTAGACCCCGGGAGAAACATGTCAcatagcatgatggtgggatGTAACTGGGTAGACCCAGGGAGAAGGATGTCAcatagcatgatggtgggaggtaactgggTATACCCTGGGAGAAACATGTCAcatagcatgatggtgggaggtaactgggTAAACCCCGGGAAAAACATGTCAcatagcatgatggtgggaggtaactgggTAGACCCAGGGAGAAGGATGTCATatagcatcatggtgggaggtaactgggTAGACCCTGGGAGAAACATGTCAcatagcatgatggtgggatGTAACTGGGTAGACCCTGGGAGAAACATGTCAcatagcatgatggtgggaggtaactgggtagagcccagaAGAAGCATGTCAcatagcatgatggtgggaggtaatGGGGTAGGCCCCGTgataaacatgtcacatagcatgatggtgggaggtaatGGGGTAGGCCCCGGGAGAAACATGTTAcatagcatgatggtgggaggtaatGGGTTAGGCCCCGGGAGAAGCATGTCACAtggcatgatggtgggaggtaatGGGGTAGGCCCCGGGAGAAGCATGTCACATGGCATGATGGTGGGATGTAACTGGGCAGACCCCAGGAGAAACATGTCACatagcatcatggtgggaggtaactgggTAGACCCCGGAAGAAACATGTCAcatagcatgatggtgggaggtaactaGGTAGACCCCAGGAGAAACATGTCAcatagcatgatggtgggatgtaactgggtagagcccgggagaaGCATGTCAcatagcatgatggtgggaggtaatGGGGTAGGCCCCGTGAGAAACATGTCAcatagcatgatggtgggatGTAACTGGGTAGGCCCTGGGAGAAACATGTCAcatagcatgatggtgggaggtaactgggtagagcccagaAGAAGCATGTCACAtggcatgatggtgggaggtaatGGGGTAGGCCCGTGAGAAACATGTCAcatagcatgatggtgggaggtaactaGGTAGACCCTGGGAGAAACATGTCAcatagcatgatggtgggatGTAACTGGGTAGACCCTGGGAGAAACATGTCAcatagcatgatggtgggatGTAACTGGGTAGACCCAGGGAGAAGGATGTCAcatagcatgatggtgggaggtaactgggTATACCCCCGGAGAAACATGTTAcatagcatgatggtgggaggtaCATGGGTAGACCCCGGGAGAAGCATGTTACATAGAatgatggtgggaggtaactgggcagaccccgggagaaactcacaaccatctgcctGGTAGTTGCTGTAGTTATTGAACAGCTCTGTAAGTAGTATTCTATGCACGTGCACCACTGACTACCTTCACACAACAAAAATAGCACATTATGTTAATGTTAGGTAAAActtatgtatgtcacatttatctccctttttttCTGTTATCTAATAGATGTTCCTGATTAAGAGGCAATCAGAACTCTCCGCGCATCAAGCCAAAAAATATTCACGGAGACGTCTGCTGTGATTAGCAGAGATCAAGAGATCACCAACTTTCATATCAAAATCACTCAAGCATGAAATCACGCAAATGACACACGGACATAACGAACAGTAAGTAATGCCTACACCGCACCTGTAATTATCCACTGGACAGGTAAACTTTATACTTATCTCTATGCACAGGTGAAGGTTATTTCACGTGGGACTGCAGCTTGACAATTACACGACACCCAGGCATATACAGATATTCTGATAAGTCAATGATTTTCCCTTCTATCAATATCAGTTACGCATTAACCAAAGGAAGCACAAGACTTTCTTGTCCCTGGATACATGGGTGCCTCCTAAAGGAACTTTCCTTGAGGGCGCCAAAATCATTTCACATGTGCACTGCGAGCTAAACACCAGCAGGGGAATGGCCTGCTTCAGTGCACAGATGGAACTTTTTATACCCTAGCTGTTTCTGTGTAGGAAAATGCAAGTATGCAGAACTGTCGTCCTGGACAGGACcaaagacatttatttatttgattggtgttttatgctgtactcaagagtatttcacttacacaatggcggccagcattatggtggcaggaaactgggcagagccctgggaaaacccacgatcacccacaggttgctggcagactttcccaggtacggccagagagaaagtcatgagctggactttaactcatcGCAAGCACATTGGTGGGGTGCGCCTGGGTCATTAGACATGCTGGTGTGCTCACCCCTGGCCACAGAGAAGTGAGAAACCCAAACAAGCTAGGGGCAGGAGGCTCCCAGTCTGGTCCAGGGTAAATTCCCTCTTGGGGGTCTCTTACCCTAATTCGTCAaactttttgcatataaaagggcaactttcagtgcaatttatgcacattttaattttttggggagacaaaactacattgattgaattggccaatttcagggcttcaccaaaagtatatttctttttagtttacacaaaataatgccttcagaatataaacaaacatgccaaaaagGTTGGGAAATTTGCTGTGTTCTCTATTAATGTGCACAGACAATTTAACTGTCTATATACCAGCTGGCTGAGGTCTGTAGCTCTATGTATAACACACTTACGCACCTCTTACCTATGCTAATGCCACTTTATATCCATTGTCTTTTGAGAGTGAATTAACATCACTGTCTTCATAAGATAATCTCTTCAGCTGTGTGCCTTATAGAGGCTTTGAAGCCACACCTGGCTAGGTAGGTTAATTGGATTAATTTACAGATTAATGACTTACCTTAAAAACAATTACCTGAACTCAACATTGTACTTAAGTATGAAGTGGACTCAGTAAGTTTACCTGTTGTTCTTGTAAAAACAAATTCACTGAATTTGAAGATAGAGGCTACAGCTGCATGGCTTACATTAATCATGTTACAATTAATCCAAAAAAAGTCAACATGGCGCCTAACAACAGCCTCAGCCCATCATTGCATTTCACCACTGAAGGTTGtaagttcaaaaccagctccGACTGATTCTTTAAAACCACATTTTGCATGAGTCGCTGCTGCATGTCCCTAGCCTTTCtagttgaataaataaataaataaatcaaatatatatacccAGGTAATCTATTCTATCAATAttatcctaattcctcaacctttttgcatatgaaagaggaactttctttgcaattcatgcacattttttagctgactttggagacaaaactacattggttcaccattggattggccaatttcagggctccacaaaaagtgtaattttatcagtctgtacAAAATCATGCCTTAaatatatgcttgaataaacaccttgcacacatgtgaaaaggt of Liolophura sinensis isolate JHLJ2023 chromosome 13, CUHK_Ljap_v2, whole genome shotgun sequence contains these proteins:
- the LOC135480828 gene encoding uncharacterized protein LOC135480828 → MPCDMLLPGPNPLPPTIMLCNMFLPGPTPLPPTIMLCDMFITGPTPLPPTIMLCDMLLLGSTQLPPTIMLCDMFLPGSTQLHPTIMLCDMFLPGSTQLPPTMMLYDILLPGSTQLPPTIMLCDMFFPGFTQLPPTIMLCDMFLPGYTQLPPTIMLCDILLPGSTQLHPTIMLCDMFLPGSTQLPPTIMLCDMFLPGSTQLPPTIMLCDILLPGSTQLPPIIMLGNMFLPGSTQLPPTMMLGNMFLRGCTQLHPTMMLGNMFLPGCTQLPPTMMLGNMFLPGCTQLPPTMMLGNMFLPGVYPVTSHHDAR